In the genome of Triticum urartu cultivar G1812 chromosome 5, Tu2.1, whole genome shotgun sequence, one region contains:
- the LOC125511575 gene encoding uncharacterized protein LOC125511575: MVTAAAVQCGQTDGCAAAFCASWAASARAEDRAAARRPMAAAAEPRDTVFAAGRCHAGHRPLAAAAAVRYAPGRLIEKDAGPECILRHAGAVVHGRLGVQRWEQPGRRMSPLREEPSRGKRRPGHGLLPKFALDGIKNDALERLRLCRERLGLMREVEATRPRAVWRPAPPCRSAG, encoded by the exons ATGGTAACTGCTGCCGCTGTGCAGTGCGGGCAGACCGATGGTTGCGCCGCCGCGTTTTGCGCCTCGTGGGCTGCCTCTGCCCGGGCTGAGGACCGCGCTGCCGCACGCCGGCCGATGGCCGCCGCCGCGGAGCCGCGAGACACCGTGTTTGCTGCCGGGCGTTGCCATGCCGGGCACCGGCCGTTGGCCGCTGCCGCCGCTGTGCGTTACGCGCCTGGCCGCCTCATCGAAAAAGATGCAGGCCCGGAGTGCATCCTCCGCCACGCCGGGGCCGTGGTCCACGGCCGCCTCGGGGTGCAGCGCTGGGAGCAGCCGGGCCGAAGGATGTCGCCGCTCCGCGAGGAGCCTAGCCGAGGTAAACGTCGACCGGGCCATGGGTTGCTGCCGAAGTTTGCTTTGGACGGCATTAAAAACGATGCACTAGAG CGCCTGCGCCTGTGCCGCGAACGCCTCGGGCTGATGCGGGAGGTCGAGGCCACGCGACCACGCGCCGTCTGGAGACCTGCGCCGCCGTGCCGCTCTGCAGGGTGA